The nucleotide sequence GCGTCATCGAGACCTGGCGATGAACGGTGCGTGCGCGTGGCGGCGCATCGCAGGATGCTCAACTGCCGATCGCGCTTGTTTGCCTGGTTTGCTCCGTTGCGACGCGCCACTTCGGAAACGTCCCGGTTCTGTCGACTTTCCACGGATCGCCCATCTCGTCGACATACATCGCGCTCGCGCTTCGTCCCGCCGCCGACGCACGCCGCAGCGCGCCGGGCGCCGCGCGTTCGAACGAGCGGCTGCCCTCTTCGTTGAATACGGTCGCAAGCGGCCGCCGCGCCTGGCCCGACTGACCGAGCGGCGCGGCAAGCGGTCCCGCGGGCGCGCGCAGCACGGCGGCGGCGGGCGCACGGCCAGAAAGAACAGCGCCGAGCAGCGCGGACGAACCGGCTTCGTTTGCGGTGTCGTCGGCGCGCTTCGCGGTCGGCGCGCTCGGTGAATCGAGTGCGAGCGGTTCGCTCGCGCCATCGATCTGCACGACGAGGATGACGTGCCAGTCGTCCGGCGTGTTGTTGTAGCGCGGCGCGAGCGACACGAGACGCAACCGCGCGATGTCGAAACCCGCGTCGCGCAGCAGCAGATATTTGGCGACGGCGAAATCCTTGCACACGCCGCCTTCCGCAAAGAAGCGGGCGGGCGCGTAGTAGCTGCCGTCGGTTCCGTCGCGGTAGCGCACTTCGTTGACGAGCGAGTCGGCGAGCAGCACGGCTGACGTGTCGCCGGCCTTCGCGCGCTCCGCCCTCACCTGCGCAACGAGACGCGACCAGCCCGCCGGTACGCGCTTCATGTGGCTGCGCAGCGCATCGCGCAGGCGCTGCACGCGGCCGATGGCATCCGACGAAGGTTCGAGCTTCTTGTCGGCAAGCGGCAGGAGGAACATGAGGTCGCCGACTTGCGCGAGTTCCGGGCGGATCTTGCGATTAGCTTCCCACCACGTCCCGGCGCGCAGACGCTCGATGCCGGGATTCAACGCGTGCGGCGTGGTCGAATAGCCGGGCAGCGCGCTGCGCGCCTCAGACGTGTAACTCGGCGATGCAGCCGGCAGACTCACGGCGCCCGCGACGGCGCATAAAAACATCGTGGCTGCGAACGAGCATCGGACAAAACAGAGGAGCGGTCGAGCAAGCGGCATATGCAGACTCCGGTACCCACGCCGGCCGCCAATGCGCCCGGTGTTTCGAAGCCTTGCAATGCAATGCTGGCTCGAATCCAACATTGCATGCGGCGTGCCAATGTGCCGGATGGCGCTAGATCGTTGATTGATCGAATGATTTCACGTGTGCGCATAAGCGTGACGAGCGCCTTGTGACGCTCCCCGCCCAACAGATCCGCGATGACTGTCTGCGCGAGCCGCACGCCGACACGCGCAAATACGCCGCGCCGCCTCAAGCCGCCGCCTTCCCCTGCCGATAACCCGGAGAGTTCCCGACTCGCACGTCGACGCTGCCTGAAAGCGTGGACCCCGCGCACGCGGGAAGGCCATCGCAAACCCTCTGCTTTCCATGACGAATTCGACGAAGGACCCGAAGATGACGACAACAAGCATCAGCCGCCGCACTTTTCTTCTGGGCATGGGGGCATCGGGCCTCCTCGCTGCATGCGGAGGCGGTTCGGGTTCGAATGCGGCGCCGGCGTCGTCCTCGGCTTCTTCCGGCTCCGCGTCTTCCAATCCGGCGTCTTCGAATCCGCCCGCTTCATCCCCGCCGCAAACGGGCGGCACGACATCAAGCGCGAAGACGCCGCTGACCCTCGATCTCACGCAGACCGACCTGCCCGCCGGGACGGCCGTCTATGCCTACGTGATCGGCGAAGTGAGCCTTGCATCCGGCAACACGCAGTACTGGATCGACTCGACCGGCACGCCTCACGTGATGAGCGCCGCAGACAACACGATTCCCGCGAAGACCTTTCCGGGCTCGTCCGCGCTGCCAGGCAGCGAAGCCGCGGCGCTCGCCGAAACCTATCCGAACGCATGGGCCGACTACAGCATTCCGCTCACGGTCGGATCGAGCTTCGCGCTGGATCTGTCGAAGCTCAACGCGACGACCATCCCCGGTCTGGGCACGGGCACGGCGGCATTCAGCGGGCGCATCTACGTGTCGGTCGGTGTGCCGAAGCTGCCGTTCACCGCGCTCGGCAGCAGCCAATACACGGCGCCGGTGACTGTCGGCGGTCCGGGATCGCTCACGCTGTTCGACTGGATCGAATTTTCGTTCGACAGCAACGGCAATTTCAACGGCAACACCACGCAGGTCGATCAATTCGGCTTCCCGCTGCTCCTGAACGGCACGCCGGGCGGCACGCTGCAAGGGCAGTACAACGTGTCGCGTCCGGCCATCATCGACGCGGTGTCGAATCTGCCCGCCGCGTTCTACATGCCGCAGACCGTGGCCGCGCCGTCCGCGTTTCCGGCGGGGCTCGCGGTCAACGGCAACGTCACCTTGCGCGCGCTGTCGCCCAAGAGCATCTCGGCGCAGGCCCAGTACAGCGGCTCGCTGCTCACGTATTTCGATCAGACCATCGAGAACTGGTATCGCACCTGGACCACGACGCCGCTGAGCGTCACCGATCTCTCGACGGGCACCTACACCGGCCTCGTGCAGCCGGGCGTCGGGCTGACGTTCTACAGCGGTTCGTCGGCGAGCGGCACGGCGGCGTTCACGGTCGGCGGCCCGGGCACGCCCGGCATCTCAAGCTATGACGTGTGGCAATGCGCGAACGCGCTCGCAACAGGCAGCGATGCCGCCAAGAACGTGCAGAAGATGCTGGCCGCGGCGTTCAATCGCGGCGTGATGGCGAACACGCTCGCCGATGCAACCTGCAGCAACGACGCCGCCAGCTTCTATCAGATCGCAGGCTCGAACACGCTGGTCGCCAATCCGTGGGCGCAATTGTTCCATCGGCTGAGCACCAACTCGCTCGCCTACGCGTTCCCGTACGACGACGTCTGCAACCAGAATCCGTCCATCGGGCTCACGGCGACGCAGTCGGTCACGATCGCGCTCGGCAAGTTCTTCAGCTGAGCTTCGGCTCGGCGGATGCTTCGTCATCGCGAATGGTTCTGCGCGCGCTCATCGCCATGTCTCACTCCTTTCGGCACGTTTTCGCGGACGACGCCCCGCGCGAAGCAAGCACGATAAACCGCGCCCGCGCGCTGGCCGAGCCGGTCCTGCTTGGCCTGCTCTGTTATCTGCTGGCGCGGCCCGTCGCGCATCTGGGCGGCGCGGGCACGCTCGCCGCCATCGCGTGGCCGGCGCCCGCCGTCGCCATCGCGATGATCTGGCCGCTGCCGCCGCGCCGCTGGCCGCTTCATCTGCTCGCGGTGTTCGTCGCGATTGCCGCGACGGGCGATTTCAGCGCGACGTCATGGCGCAGCGATCTGGGCTTCTGTGTTCTCGATGTGCTCGAAGTGGCGCTGTGCGCGTGGCTCGGCCGCCGTTTCGTCGATGCGCGCGGGAACATCGTCACGACTTCCGCGCTGATGCGCTTCCTGTTGCTGCTGCCGCTCGCGGCCATCGGCATTACGTCGATGCTCGGCGCCACGCTCGCCAGCGATCTGAGCCATGACGGATGGTGGCGCGAATGGCGCACGTTGATTGTCGGCAACGGCGTCGCGGTGCTGGTGCTGACGCCCGCCGTGCTCGCATGGCGCGCGCGTTCCGCCGACAGCGCCGCGCCCGCCCGTTACCCCGAATCGTGCATCGCGCTGGCGTGCAGTGCCGCCGTGATCGCGTTGCTCGTCGCGGCGGCGGCGCTGCATGTGTCGGAGCAAGTGCAGCGCGTGGTCGTCTCGCTGCTGTTGGCCGCGACCGCGATTTACGGCGGACTCGCCGCCGCCGCGACGACGGTCGGCACCGCGTCGGTGGTCGGCGTCGCGCTCACGCTGATGACCTTCGGCCCGTATCACGTCGAAAACGCCGAGAGCGCGCGCAATCTGCAAATCGACATGGCGGGGCTCGCCATTCTCACGCTGTTCGTCGGCGTGGCCGCGCGCGAGCGACGGCAACTCGCGCTGCGCCTCGAACGCGGGCGGCGCATGGAAGCGCTCGGGCTGCTGGCCGGCGGCGTCGCGCACGACTTCAAGAATATTCTCGCCGCCGTCGATGGTTATGCCGAAATCGCCCGCGACAGGCTCGCCGCCGATTCCGCCGCGCGCATGCCGCTGCGCGAAGTGCAAGTTGCGTCGGCGCGCGGCTATGCGCTCACCGAGGAAATCCTGCTGGCCGCGCGGCGCGGCGATCGCGTGCGCGAAACGCTCGATCTGATGTCGGTCGTGAAAGAGAGCGTCGCCCTCGCGCGGCCGTTGTGCCGTGGCGGCGTGGTTATCGAACTGGAACCGGCGGATGCGCGCCTGATGGTCGCCGCGCACGGCGGCCAGCTCGTGCGCGCGGTCCTGAATCTGGCGAGCAATGCGAGTCTCGCCGCGCGTTCGCGCGTGGTGTTGCGCGTGGGCAGCGCCCGGTCGGCGGACGAGCCGTTCGCCGTGGGTGACGCACCGCCCGGCGCAATCGCGTGGGTCGATGTCGAAGATGACGGCGCGGGCATTCTCGCCGAGCATCTGCCGCATCTGTTCGAGCCGTTTTTTTCGACGCGCGCGCGGTCGGGCCAACGCGGCGGCGGCACGGGGCTGGGACTGGCGATCGTGGCGGGCGTCGCGTGCGAGCATCGCGGCGGCGTGGCCATTTCGACCAGCGCGGCGGGCACGCGTTTTCGTCTCGTGTTGCCGCTCGTGTCGAGCGCGCCGGCATCATCGGACACGGCGGACGACGCTGCCGACGAAGCGCAGCCGTTCGCGCAGGGCGAACGCATTATCGTGATCGATACCGATCGGGACGCCCGCGAGTGCTGCGAAGACTGGCTCGCGGAAACGGGCTTCGAGCCGCTCGGTTACGCCGATGCAGACGAAGCCCTCGACGAAGCCGCGAGCATGGACGACGACCGTCCGTTGCTGTTCGCCGACCTCGACCGCCTGCCGACAGACCCGCACGCGTTTATCGCGCGCGCCGCCGCCTGCGCGCCGAGGCTGCATCTCATCCTCTCCTCCGCCGATCCGGCCTTGCTGCGCGCCGTGCACGCCGCGCGCCGCGCCGTGCTGTCCAAACCGTTCGATCGCGAGGCGCTCGCGCGCGCCGCCGCATCCGCCCTGAAGGATCCGTCATGACTTTGCCGCCGCATCAAAGCATCCTCGTGGTCGACGACGACCATTCGATGCGCACCCTGCTCGTCGAATATCTCTGCGGACACGGCTACAAGGTCGATGGCGCCGCGAGTGCGCACGAGGCGATCGGCGTGTTCGCCGCCAAGCGTTACGATCTCGTGCTGCTCGATCTCGGCCTGCCCGATGGCGACGGCACCGATCTCGCGCGCCGCTGGCGAGAGGAGGCGCAGGTGCCGATCATGTACATCACGGGCCGCAAGGACGAAGCCGATCTGGTGATGGGACTCGAACTGGGCGCGGACGATTACATCGTCAAGCCGTTCTCGCTGCGCGAAGTGCTCGCGCGCATGCGTGCCGTAATGCGGCGTGCGGGCGGCGTGTCGAGCGCGCCGCTGTCGCGCGGCAAGCTGCCGAACGCCTACCGTTTCGCGGGCTGGACGCTCAATCTGAACACGCGACGGCTGAGCGCGGCGGATGCATCGACGGTGCCGCTCACCAATTCGGAGTTCAATCTGCTGGTCACGTTTCTCAGCTCGCCGGGCCGCATCATCACACGCGAAAAGCTGCTCGAAAGTACGCGTGCCTTCGATGACATCTATGATCGCGCGATCGACGTGCAAATTCTGCGGCTGCGGCGCAAGATCGAGCCCGACCCGAAAAAGCCCACGCTCTTGCGCACCGAGCGCGGCGCGGGCTATATCTTCGATACCGACATCGAACACTTGTGGACGTGAGCGCGTCCCTTCCTTTTCAGCGCTGGTAAAAGACCTAAAAGACCTAAAAGACCTTCGTGAACGACATCAAAAGCCTGGGTACGCAACCCATCAGCGACGCGCAACCGTGCGGCATCGACGTGCGCGACGATCCCGATTTCGAGTTGCTGCAAAACGAAATCGCCAAGCTGACCAATCCGGCCGCGAGCGGCACGCCCGACTGGGAACAGGTCGTGAGACTCTCGTCCGCGCTGCTCGCGGGCAAGGGCAAGGACATTCTCGTCGCGAGCTATCTGACCGGCGCGTTGTTGATCACGCGCGGTCTCGCCGGTCTGAACGACGGCGCGCAGATGCTCGAAGGACTCGTCGCGACGCATTGGGACCAGCTTTATCCGCCGCTTGCGCGGCTGCGGGCGCGGCGCAACGCCGTGCAGTGGCTGATCGATCGCGTGCGCGCGCATGCCGAGGAGCATGACTGGTCGAGCTGGCCGCCGCAGGACGCCGCGCTCGTCGATGGACTGCGCGACGCGCTCGCGGGCATCGATCGCGTGCTCGCGGAAAAGGACGACGACGCGCCGTCGATGCAGCCGCTGCGCGCGCTGCTCGGCACGGTGCAGGTGGCGGAACCGGCGCCGGTGGTAGTGGCGGCGCCGGAACCTGTTGCGCCTGCTGCATCGATCGCGCCCGTGGCACCGGTCGCGGCGGCGGCATCGGTAACACCGGCGCCCTCGCCCTCGCCCGCTCCCGCCGCCTTCGCGGACGCGGCACTTGCGCCGCTCGCCGTCGATTCATCCGATAACGCCAGCCGCGCCACCGACGAGGCGCTGGAGCGGCTCGCGGCCATCGGCGCCTGGTACGCGCAGAACGAGCCGTCGAGCGCGCTCGGTTTCCGGCTGCGTCGCATGGGCGCGTGGGCGGGCATCGAGCGCGCGCCGGCCGCCAACGGCACCGATACGCCGCTGCCCGGTCCGATCCCGCAATTGCAGGACGCCCTGCGCAATCTGCAATCGCGCGCGGCGCACGCCGATGTGATCGCCTTCGCCGAAACGCAGGTTGCGCAGTATCCGTTCTGGCTCGATGTCCACTACGCCGCCGCGACGTCGCTCGCGCTGCTGGGCGAAACGTGGAGCGCCGCGCGCCGCGAAGTCTGCAACGAGACCGCGAAGTTCGTCGCGCGCATGGACGGCATCGAACGATTGAAGTTCGCCAACGGCGTGCCGTTCGCCAATGCCGACACCGTTCAGTGGCTGGGCACGCTGGCTTCGCCCGGCGCGGATGCAGGCGCTTCGGCCGCACCCGATCCGCTCGCCGCGGTGATGTCGCGCGCACGCGCGCTCGCCGCCGACAACGATCTGCCCGCCGCCGCGCAATGCCTGCAGGACGCCATCGACAAGAGCGCGGCTGTCGTCGGGCGGCTGCGGCTGCGCACGGCGCTGTGCGATCTGCTGCTCGAACATCGGCCGGGCGCGCGGCTCGATGCGTTCGCGCGCGCGCTGGTGGAGGAAATCGACCGTTACGGCGTGACGTCGTGGGACGCGGATCTTTCCGCCGATGCGCTGCGCGCCGCCTACGCCATCCTCAGCCGCAACGATCAGAACGAGGCGGAAACGGCGGCGCTGCTGGCGCGCATCGCACCGCTGAATGTTGCCATCGCGGTGCGGCTGATCACCTGATCGCGCGCGTCGAAGTCGTCGGTCAAAGGCCGGTCATCAGCATCGGCGAAGTCTGCCCGCGCCAGCACATGCCGATGGTCGCCGGCAATCCCAGCTCGGTCAAGCTCAACGGATTCGGATTGCTCGCGACAGCCGGCATGATCGACGGCACGCCGGCCAGGGCCGGAATCGTCGGCAGCGGCGGCACGCCCGGCAGCGGCGGATTCACGGCCGCGAGCTGATCGGCGATGCTCATCTGCTGGCGCTGCGCCTGCGCGTCCTGAATCTGCTGCTTCTGCTGCGCGGTGGTCTTTTGCAGCGCATCGTACTGATCGATCTTGCGCGCCGCATCGATCACCTGCTCGCCGCCCGTCACCGTGAAGCTCACCGTCAGCGACTGCACGTTGAGCGTTCTGAGCGCCGTTTCGCTCGCCGGAAAATCGGCGGGACCGAACTGGCGCTGGCCGTCCGCGAAGTCCTTCAAAAAGCCCGCGACGCCGAGCGGCCCCGCATAACTGCGCGTCAAGGTCAGATTGCCGATCTTGATCTGCAGACGCACATCGCCGCATTGTCCCGCCGTCCACGCGAAGCTGGTGCTCACCGGGAAGTTGTAGTTGTTGAGCGTCTGCACGCCCGCCGCGCACTGCACCGTGAGAATGGTCGCGTAGGGTTTCGCCTGCGCGTCGGCGTTGACGTTGGTGGGCTGGGCCGTCAGCGTGAGCGGCACCGACAGCGCGCGGGCGGCATCGGCCTGCGTCTTGGCCGCCGCGAGCGCGCGGTCGAGCTGATCGAGCTGCTGCTGCGCATCGAGCTGGGCGCGCTGCGCCTGCAACTGCTGCGCCTGCTTGTCGGCGGCGCTGCGTGCGACCGATTGCGCCTGCGCCAGTTGACGTCCATACGCGCCGTTGAGCATCGGCACGAACGACGACGTGAACGGCACGCTGAAGCCTTGTGTATCGACAATTGCATAACGGCTCGCGTTGCGCACGAGGAAAGGCTTGGCCGCGCCGTCCGCGAAGGCCCACACCGCGCCCTTCGCGCCGAACAACTGATCGATGGCCGCGCTCTTGTCGGTCGCGCCCTGCAACGGAAACACCACGCCCGATTCCCAGCCGCGCTGCAATTCGCACGATGCCTGCTGTTCGACATAGGCCGCGATGAAATCGAACGGTCCGCGAATCAGACGCCACGTCAGCGCGTCCGAGCCGTCGCCGGTGCCGATCAGCGCGCGCAACTGCGTGAGCGGCTGCAACGCGTTCATCATCTCGGACGGCTGCGACTGCGCGCTTGCCGCGAACTGCTGATAGTCCGCCGCGAGCTGATAAGCCTTGCCGCTGCCCGTGCCGCTGTCGATCGCGAGTTGGTTGAGGGCGGCGAGATACTGCGTGGTCGCATCGACGGCACCGAGGTTGTTCGCCACGGTCTGGGTGCCGCGCTGCGGCGCGCCCGCAAGCACATCCTTGATCGCCGATGCCCCGACCGCGTTGATCGCGCCCGCCATCTTCACGGCCTGATTGGCCGCGCCCATGCGCGTGGCCTGCTCGCGCACTTGCTGGAACTGGCGCGCCAGCACGAGCCAGCCGGGCAGCGGCGCATCGGCGCGTTCGCCTTCGAACTCCTCGCCGAGCCGCGCGATCAGACGGAAATACGGACTCGCCGGACCGCTGACGATGCCCAGCGCCGAACGCCAGCCCGCTTCGCCCGAATACGGCACCGGGCTGCTCGTGAATCCTTCGACGAAGTTCTGCCACGCCGCCACGCGCTGCGTGCGATACCAGCCGTCGAACGCGACGCGTTGTTTGTCGAACTGAGCGGGATCGCTGACGGAATCGCGAATCTGTTTGGCCAGACCGTCGAGCGCCTGACGGCCCGCGACGGTATAGGCGGCGGCCACGGTCGCGCCCGATGCGCCGGCGCCCGTGACGCTGCCTTTCGCCGTGCGCGCGTTGATGTCGGTCTGCACGCTGCCGCCCCAGAAATCCGCGACGCGTACCGGCGCGAGCGAGCCGTCGTCCGGAACGAGTCCGACGAGCCAGGTCAATTGCGGATCGGCGGCGACGGCCTGATCGAGCAGCGCGCGCTGATCCTTCAGGCGGTCGCGCAGATAAGCCGCATCCGCCGGAGACCAGACGAGATAGGAAATCGTGAGCGGGTTGAGTTGCGCGCTCAGTTGCGCGGGATAGAGCGGCGTGGCGACGGGCTGCGGCATCGCGTCGAGCGTCGCGCGGCCGGCGCCGTCGAGGCGCGCCTGCAAGAGCGAGATCGAACGCGCGAGATTCAACAGTTGCCGCGCCTGTTCGACAGATTGGCCCGTCTGCGCCGCCGAGATCAGCGCCATCTGCTGAGTCTGGTCGGCGGCCGGTTGAATCGCTTGCCGGAATTGCTGCACGAACACTTCATGCAGACGGGCTTCGAGCGCGGCGAGTCCCGCGCCGTTGCCGAGCAAGCCCGACATCCAGCGCCGGTCGTTCTGCGCGACCTGCATCAGCACGTCGTTGGAATACGTGAGCGCGGCGGCATCGTGGAACAGGTTGCCGTTGAGCGCCACCTGATCGGGCCGCGCGCTGCGCACCATGTCGAGCGTCTGCTTGTTGCCCGCGAAGGACACCGACAACAGAATGCCGAGCATCGCCAGCAACAACACCCACGCGACGATGCCCACGCTCTGCGTGACGCGCCGCCAGTGATGCACGAGCACCGTCGACTTCGCGGCATGACGGTCTTGCGGCAGGATGCGGCCGAAGAAGTCGTGCAAGAACACGCCCGCCGTGTTGCTCGCATGCGGCGGCGAGGCGGGCAGCAGCGAGCCCATCAGCGCGGACATCGCGCCGCCTTCCTGCTGGCCGCTGGAAAAGAAGATGCCGCGCAACAGCGGCCGTTCGAGATACGGGCTGTCGGCGAGACAACTGCCGAGGAACATCGTCAGGCCGCCGCGCAACTGCGCCAGTTCGTTCGGGAACATCAGCAGTTCGGCCGACGGCTGCGCCTCGCGCGACACCAGCGCCAGCCGCAGC is from Caballeronia insecticola and encodes:
- a CDS encoding transglutaminase, translated to MPLARPLLCFVRCSFAATMFLCAVAGAVSLPAASPSYTSEARSALPGYSTTPHALNPGIERLRAGTWWEANRKIRPELAQVGDLMFLLPLADKKLEPSSDAIGRVQRLRDALRSHMKRVPAGWSRLVAQVRAERAKAGDTSAVLLADSLVNEVRYRDGTDGSYYAPARFFAEGGVCKDFAVAKYLLLRDAGFDIARLRLVSLAPRYNNTPDDWHVILVVQIDGASEPLALDSPSAPTAKRADDTANEAGSSALLGAVLSGRAPAAAVLRAPAGPLAAPLGQSGQARRPLATVFNEEGSRSFERAAPGALRRASAAGRSASAMYVDEMGDPWKVDRTGTFPKWRVATEQTRQTSAIGS
- a CDS encoding beta-1,3-glucanase family protein, with translation MTTTSISRRTFLLGMGASGLLAACGGGSGSNAAPASSSASSGSASSNPASSNPPASSPPQTGGTTSSAKTPLTLDLTQTDLPAGTAVYAYVIGEVSLASGNTQYWIDSTGTPHVMSAADNTIPAKTFPGSSALPGSEAAALAETYPNAWADYSIPLTVGSSFALDLSKLNATTIPGLGTGTAAFSGRIYVSVGVPKLPFTALGSSQYTAPVTVGGPGSLTLFDWIEFSFDSNGNFNGNTTQVDQFGFPLLLNGTPGGTLQGQYNVSRPAIIDAVSNLPAAFYMPQTVAAPSAFPAGLAVNGNVTLRALSPKSISAQAQYSGSLLTYFDQTIENWYRTWTTTPLSVTDLSTGTYTGLVQPGVGLTFYSGSSASGTAAFTVGGPGTPGISSYDVWQCANALATGSDAAKNVQKMLAAAFNRGVMANTLADATCSNDAASFYQIAGSNTLVANPWAQLFHRLSTNSLAYAFPYDDVCNQNPSIGLTATQSVTIALGKFFS
- a CDS encoding ATP-binding protein; the protein is MSHSFRHVFADDAPREASTINRARALAEPVLLGLLCYLLARPVAHLGGAGTLAAIAWPAPAVAIAMIWPLPPRRWPLHLLAVFVAIAATGDFSATSWRSDLGFCVLDVLEVALCAWLGRRFVDARGNIVTTSALMRFLLLLPLAAIGITSMLGATLASDLSHDGWWREWRTLIVGNGVAVLVLTPAVLAWRARSADSAAPARYPESCIALACSAAVIALLVAAAALHVSEQVQRVVVSLLLAATAIYGGLAAAATTVGTASVVGVALTLMTFGPYHVENAESARNLQIDMAGLAILTLFVGVAARERRQLALRLERGRRMEALGLLAGGVAHDFKNILAAVDGYAEIARDRLAADSAARMPLREVQVASARGYALTEEILLAARRGDRVRETLDLMSVVKESVALARPLCRGGVVIELEPADARLMVAAHGGQLVRAVLNLASNASLAARSRVVLRVGSARSADEPFAVGDAPPGAIAWVDVEDDGAGILAEHLPHLFEPFFSTRARSGQRGGGTGLGLAIVAGVACEHRGGVAISTSAAGTRFRLVLPLVSSAPASSDTADDAADEAQPFAQGERIIVIDTDRDARECCEDWLAETGFEPLGYADADEALDEAASMDDDRPLLFADLDRLPTDPHAFIARAAACAPRLHLILSSADPALLRAVHAARRAVLSKPFDREALARAAASALKDPS
- a CDS encoding response regulator transcription factor, whose product is MTLPPHQSILVVDDDHSMRTLLVEYLCGHGYKVDGAASAHEAIGVFAAKRYDLVLLDLGLPDGDGTDLARRWREEAQVPIMYITGRKDEADLVMGLELGADDYIVKPFSLREVLARMRAVMRRAGGVSSAPLSRGKLPNAYRFAGWTLNLNTRRLSAADASTVPLTNSEFNLLVTFLSSPGRIITREKLLESTRAFDDIYDRAIDVQILRLRRKIEPDPKKPTLLRTERGAGYIFDTDIEHLWT
- the tssA gene encoding type VI secretion system protein TssA, whose translation is MNDIKSLGTQPISDAQPCGIDVRDDPDFELLQNEIAKLTNPAASGTPDWEQVVRLSSALLAGKGKDILVASYLTGALLITRGLAGLNDGAQMLEGLVATHWDQLYPPLARLRARRNAVQWLIDRVRAHAEEHDWSSWPPQDAALVDGLRDALAGIDRVLAEKDDDAPSMQPLRALLGTVQVAEPAPVVVAAPEPVAPAASIAPVAPVAAAASVTPAPSPSPAPAAFADAALAPLAVDSSDNASRATDEALERLAAIGAWYAQNEPSSALGFRLRRMGAWAGIERAPAANGTDTPLPGPIPQLQDALRNLQSRAAHADVIAFAETQVAQYPFWLDVHYAAATSLALLGETWSAARREVCNETAKFVARMDGIERLKFANGVPFANADTVQWLGTLASPGADAGASAAPDPLAAVMSRARALAADNDLPAAAQCLQDAIDKSAAVVGRLRLRTALCDLLLEHRPGARLDAFARALVEEIDRYGVTSWDADLSADALRAAYAILSRNDQNEAETAALLARIAPLNVAIAVRLIT
- a CDS encoding type VI secretion protein IcmF/TssM N-terminal domain-containing protein, translating into MKTLGIALLWLLTLVVTALISWGVVLYFGWPLWVALALLAGVFALFFFGLFARRMFVMMRSRSRLARQTRALRIDVPAESPETLLRRKWKTAIATLRQSNLRSQGDPLYALPWFMVVGQSGTGKTTALTRARLSSPIQKISQQAGIGQTANCDWWYFDRAVVIDCAGRYVQSEDIEQDRREWELGLDLLGRYRPREGLDGLVLAVSADRLMAPDADTFADEGRIVRARIEQLIRMFGKRFPVYVLVTKCDRLYGFEEWAKTLPADALGQAMGYLAEESETSQSGESAFVARAFDSIGARLQALRLALVSREAQPSAELLMFPNELAQLRGGLTMFLGSCLADSPYLERPLLRGIFFSSGQQEGGAMSALMGSLLPASPPHASNTAGVFLHDFFGRILPQDRHAAKSTVLVHHWRRVTQSVGIVAWVLLLAMLGILLSVSFAGNKQTLDMVRSARPDQVALNGNLFHDAAALTYSNDVLMQVAQNDRRWMSGLLGNGAGLAALEARLHEVFVQQFRQAIQPAADQTQQMALISAAQTGQSVEQARQLLNLARSISLLQARLDGAGRATLDAMPQPVATPLYPAQLSAQLNPLTISYLVWSPADAAYLRDRLKDQRALLDQAVAADPQLTWLVGLVPDDGSLAPVRVADFWGGSVQTDINARTAKGSVTGAGASGATVAAAYTVAGRQALDGLAKQIRDSVSDPAQFDKQRVAFDGWYRTQRVAAWQNFVEGFTSSPVPYSGEAGWRSALGIVSGPASPYFRLIARLGEEFEGERADAPLPGWLVLARQFQQVREQATRMGAANQAVKMAGAINAVGASAIKDVLAGAPQRGTQTVANNLGAVDATTQYLAALNQLAIDSGTGSGKAYQLAADYQQFAASAQSQPSEMMNALQPLTQLRALIGTGDGSDALTWRLIRGPFDFIAAYVEQQASCELQRGWESGVVFPLQGATDKSAAIDQLFGAKGAVWAFADGAAKPFLVRNASRYAIVDTQGFSVPFTSSFVPMLNGAYGRQLAQAQSVARSAADKQAQQLQAQRAQLDAQQQLDQLDRALAAAKTQADAARALSVPLTLTAQPTNVNADAQAKPYATILTVQCAAGVQTLNNYNFPVSTSFAWTAGQCGDVRLQIKIGNLTLTRSYAGPLGVAGFLKDFADGQRQFGPADFPASETALRTLNVQSLTVSFTVTGGEQVIDAARKIDQYDALQKTTAQQKQQIQDAQAQRQQMSIADQLAAVNPPLPGVPPLPTIPALAGVPSIMPAVASNPNPLSLTELGLPATIGMCWRGQTSPMLMTGL